Below is a genomic region from Thermoproteota archaeon.
ACCTTCTCGCCAGCCCTCTCCACCGTCAGGCCGACGACCCAGCCTACCCTGCTGAACTCAACTCCGTGGAACATGGGCCGGGTGAACCTCATTCTAGTCTTACCGAAGGTGAACTCCCTCCTGTCGGCGAACCTCAGCCTGAAGGTCTCGCCATCGTGCTCCGGTATCCTGGCATACCTCCTCCACCTTTCAACCCTCTTAGAGAACCATTTCATCCCCTTATTCAGTAGCTCCCTCTTCCTCTCCGAGTAATCGGCATAGTCCAGGCTCATGGCATGCGAAATCTCCTCCAGCGGATCACTAATCTCCAGCTCAGAGGGCTCCTCCATAACCTCATCGAGTTTGATCCCCTCCATGGAGAACAGATTGGTGAAGAAGTGCAGGGCCCTCTCCCTCTGAGAATCATTTATGTACTCGTTCGGGGACTTGGCCAGGATCAGTCTGTCCCTGTAGAAGGGCTCTTCGAAGTCCGTGTAGTGGTCGTAATGGTAATGAGTTATGACCACCACGTTCGCATCCTTCACTGCCTTGGAAATGGCCTCATAGCCCTCAATCAGCCACCTCTCCTTCATCTCCCACGATGCGGGGAAGGAGGGGTGCATTATCGCTATCCCCGGATCCACCACGATGGAGGCGTCGGGAGTTCTGATGAGGGTGCAGAAGGACTTGGCTCCCAGTGAATCAGCCCAGACAGGTATCAGCTCCATGTTCCTGAGTTTCAGTGCTCTTTGGGGGACCACCATCTAAACAGCTGGGTCCTCCTACAAAAGCCCATCGACATCGATGGGACCGGGCTCCTCACCTCCGCCTATCCAGAGATCACCACCCAAGCCCAGCAGGAATTTCCATATGTTGGACTCGTCCAGCAGGATCACGCCCTTCGGGTATCTCCTGTGCGGCTTTCCCGCCTTCACTTCTACCTTGAGGCCATCTGCCACCACATCTATTTCGTAGCCGTTCCTGTAGTAAAATACCCTTCCATACTCCCTGTAGACGTGTTCTTGGACCACCCATTCGTAGAGGGCGGACTCCAAAAATTTCTGATCTGCCCACTGACTGAACACCCTAGCTAGTGCAGGATCCCTGAAAAAGAACTTCCTCTCCTTTCTGTACTTCACTCCATTATTCTTTAGATAAGCTATTCCTACCAAATAGAGGTCCTTCAGAAATTCCAGATACATTTGGACTACCTTGTATGAGTAGCCCGATGTATCGGCAGCGAGGGAGCGGTAGCTCACAGCTGATGGGGCCTTCCTGAAGAGGGATGCCAAGATCTCCTTCACTATCTCTAGGCTCTTCCCGAATCTCACCATCTCGTTCAGGTATCCACTTATCAACTCCGCATCGGGCATGCCGTTCATCTTGGACAGGAAACCGCCTACCTTCAAGTACTCCTGGAAGGCCCTCCTCAACTGGCTATCTGTATCTGCTCCTATCATCCTCGCGTACTCC
It encodes:
- a CDS encoding ATP-binding protein, which codes for MGEEDPALARWSALRFKVVPNWIRKLSLEPFSLNFVVGPRQVGKTTGIKLLIRELLNSDSRNPASILYLNCEIFPSFRDLLDTLRWYLEFRRRKGADHSYIFLDEITSLEGWWRPIKALVDSGDLLGDVIVATGSSSIKVRRDADFFPGRRGTGRTVEVIPLSFREYARMIGADTDSQLRRAFQEYLKVGGFLSKMNGMPDAELISGYLNEMVRFGKSLEIVKEILASLFRKAPSAVSYRSLAADTSGYSYKVVQMYLEFLKDLYLVGIAYLKNNGVKYRKERKFFFRDPALARVFSQWADQKFLESALYEWVVQEHVYREYGRVFYYRNGYEIDVVADGLKVEVKAGKPHRRYPKGVILLDESNIWKFLLGLGGDLWIGGGEEPGPIDVDGLL
- a CDS encoding MBL fold metallo-hydrolase; this encodes MVVPQRALKLRNMELIPVWADSLGAKSFCTLIRTPDASIVVDPGIAIMHPSFPASWEMKERWLIEGYEAISKAVKDANVVVITHYHYDHYTDFEEPFYRDRLILAKSPNEYINDSQRERALHFFTNLFSMEGIKLDEVMEEPSELEISDPLEEISHAMSLDYADYSERKRELLNKGMKWFSKRVERWRRYARIPEHDGETFRLRFADRREFTFGKTRMRFTRPMFHGVEFSRVGWVVGLTVERAGEKVLYTSDVNGPIIEDYADWVIGEGPRVALIDGPATYTLGYMLNLINLRRAVENLKRIVRDAGCDLILLDHHLPREPRFRERLKDVYELAEVEGARVLTVAEHYGREPVVLSSDG